One Mangrovimonas cancribranchiae DNA segment encodes these proteins:
- a CDS encoding L-serine ammonia-lyase has translation MECISVFDMLKIGVGPSSSHTLGPWRAAERWIKELKDKKRFDKVEKISVDLYGSLSLTGKGHATDYAVMLGLNGADPERMPTENIDIIISNIKNTNTLVFNNEKTLPFSIDTDIRFNKKFLPFHANALTFTATINGRNYKSTFYSIGGGFVVKEERKNAKANKIIFYCTFPYPTQNGVELLKYCKDLNLPISGVVLENEKSIRDTETIDAELKRIWNTMLECMYIGCHTEGELPGGLNVRRRAYDMHQKLKGELPYNSPEEWLQVIRQTEVKFRQILKWVSCFALAVNEVNASLGRVVTAPTNGSAGVIPSVLMYYMVIENHEADFKHIKQFLLVAGEIGSIFKKGATISAAMGGCQAEIGVSSAMAAGALCELLGGTPEQVLMAAEIAMEHHLGLTCDPIGGLVQVPCIERNSMGAIKAINAAELALDSDPTKAKVPLDKVVNTMWETAKDMNSKYKETSEGGLAVGVNLVDC, from the coding sequence ATGGAATGTATCTCAGTTTTTGATATGCTTAAAATTGGTGTAGGACCTTCAAGTTCTCATACTCTAGGACCATGGCGTGCTGCTGAAAGATGGATTAAAGAGTTAAAAGATAAAAAACGCTTTGATAAAGTTGAAAAAATTTCAGTAGATCTTTACGGTTCATTATCGTTAACAGGAAAAGGGCATGCCACAGATTATGCGGTTATGTTAGGCTTAAATGGTGCCGATCCAGAACGTATGCCAACCGAGAATATTGATATAATCATATCTAATATAAAAAATACAAATACACTTGTATTTAATAACGAAAAAACACTCCCATTTAGCATAGATACCGATATTCGTTTTAATAAAAAATTCTTACCATTTCATGCCAATGCTTTAACATTTACAGCAACCATAAATGGACGTAATTATAAATCTACCTTCTACTCTATTGGAGGCGGTTTTGTTGTAAAAGAGGAACGAAAAAATGCTAAAGCAAATAAAATTATTTTCTACTGTACATTTCCTTATCCAACTCAAAATGGTGTAGAGTTATTAAAATACTGTAAGGATTTAAACCTTCCCATTTCTGGTGTTGTTCTTGAAAATGAAAAATCTATCAGAGATACAGAAACCATAGATGCCGAGCTAAAACGCATTTGGAATACCATGTTAGAGTGCATGTATATTGGTTGTCATACCGAAGGAGAACTTCCTGGCGGACTTAATGTTAGAAGACGAGCTTATGACATGCACCAAAAACTAAAAGGAGAATTACCGTACAATTCTCCAGAGGAATGGTTACAAGTTATAAGACAAACTGAAGTTAAGTTTAGACAAATTCTAAAATGGGTAAGCTGTTTTGCTTTAGCTGTAAACGAAGTTAACGCCTCTTTAGGTCGTGTTGTAACTGCACCTACAAATGGGAGCGCTGGTGTAATTCCATCAGTACTTATGTATTATATGGTTATTGAAAATCATGAAGCCGATTTTAAACACATAAAACAATTTTTATTAGTCGCAGGTGAAATTGGTAGTATCTTTAAAAAAGGGGCGACTATTAGTGCTGCAATGGGTGGTTGTCAAGCCGAAATAGGCGTATCATCGGCTATGGCTGCAGGAGCGCTTTGCGAATTACTGGGCGGCACACCAGAACAAGTCTTAATGGCTGCTGAAATTGCCATGGAGCATCACTTAGGCTTAACTTGTGATCCTATTGGAGGTTTAGTGCAAGTCCCGTGTATTGAACGTAATTCTATGGGAGCTATAAAAGCTATCAATGCTGCAGAATTAGCATTAGATAGCGACCCAACAAAAGCAAAAGTACCTTTAGATAAAGTTGTTAATACTATGTGGGAAACTGCCAAAGACATGAATTCTAAATACAAAGAAACTAGCGAAGGTGGTTTAGCTGTTGGAGTTAACTTAGTCGATTGCTAA
- the dnaK gene encoding molecular chaperone DnaK has protein sequence MSKIIGIDLGTTNSCVSVMEGNEPVVIPNAEGKRTTPSVIAFVEGGEIKVGDPAKRQAVTNPHKTVYSIKRFMGNKYSESQREAERVPYKVVKGDNDTPRVDIDGRLYTPQELSAMILQKMKKTAEDYLGQDVTGAVITVPAYFNDSQRQATKEAGEIAGLKVERIINEPTAAALAYGLDKKDSDQKIVVFDFGGGTHDVSILELGDGVFEVLSTDGDTHLGGDDVDEKIINWLAEEFKSEEDMDLRKDAMALQRLKEAAEKAKIELSSSAQTEINLPYITATASGPKHLVRTLTRSKFEQLIADLVKRTIEPCESALKAAGLSTSDIDEIILVGGSTRIPAVQEAVEKFFNKKPSKGVNPDEVVAIGAGIQGGVLTGDVKDVLLLDVTPLSLGIETMGNVMTKLIEANTTIPTKKSQVFSTAADNQPSVEIHVLQGERPMAADNKTIGRFHLDGIPPAKRGTPQIEVTFDIDANGIIKVSAEDKATGKKQDIRIEASSGLTEEEIEKMKQEAEANAEADAKAKETADKLNQADAMIFQTESQLKEFGDKLSDDKKKPIEDALEELKKAYETKDIAVIEPALEKINEAWKVASEEMYKAQQEAQANGAGAQPEGNTGSNNNDEGSDVEDVDFEEVK, from the coding sequence ATGAGTAAAATTATTGGAATTGATTTAGGTACAACCAACTCGTGCGTTTCAGTAATGGAAGGTAACGAACCCGTTGTAATCCCAAATGCAGAAGGTAAGCGTACTACACCATCTGTAATTGCTTTTGTTGAAGGTGGCGAAATTAAAGTCGGCGACCCAGCAAAACGTCAAGCAGTTACAAACCCACACAAAACAGTTTATTCTATTAAGCGTTTTATGGGGAACAAATATTCTGAGTCTCAAAGAGAAGCAGAACGCGTACCATATAAAGTGGTAAAAGGCGATAACGATACACCAAGAGTAGATATCGATGGTCGTTTATACACACCACAAGAACTTTCAGCTATGATTCTTCAAAAAATGAAGAAAACTGCCGAAGATTATTTAGGTCAAGATGTAACAGGAGCTGTAATTACCGTTCCAGCATACTTTAACGATTCACAACGTCAAGCAACTAAAGAAGCAGGTGAAATTGCAGGTTTAAAAGTAGAACGTATTATTAACGAGCCTACTGCTGCAGCTTTAGCTTATGGTTTAGATAAAAAAGATTCAGACCAAAAAATTGTAGTATTCGATTTTGGTGGAGGTACACACGACGTGTCTATCCTAGAATTAGGAGATGGCGTTTTTGAAGTATTATCTACCGATGGAGATACACACTTAGGTGGTGATGATGTAGATGAAAAAATCATCAATTGGTTAGCCGAAGAGTTCAAATCTGAAGAAGATATGGACTTACGTAAAGATGCTATGGCATTACAACGTTTAAAAGAAGCTGCCGAAAAAGCAAAGATTGAATTATCATCTTCTGCACAAACAGAAATTAACTTACCGTACATCACAGCAACTGCTAGTGGACCAAAGCACTTGGTACGTACTTTAACACGTTCTAAATTCGAGCAATTAATTGCCGATTTAGTAAAACGTACTATCGAGCCTTGTGAATCTGCACTTAAAGCAGCTGGATTATCAACTAGCGATATCGACGAGATTATCTTAGTAGGTGGTTCTACACGTATTCCTGCTGTACAGGAAGCTGTAGAAAAATTCTTCAATAAAAAACCAAGTAAAGGGGTTAACCCAGACGAGGTTGTTGCTATTGGAGCAGGAATTCAAGGTGGTGTATTAACAGGCGATGTTAAAGATGTATTATTATTAGATGTAACACCATTATCACTTGGTATTGAAACAATGGGTAATGTTATGACTAAGCTTATTGAGGCTAACACGACGATTCCTACTAAAAAATCGCAAGTGTTCTCAACAGCTGCAGATAATCAGCCTTCAGTAGAAATTCACGTATTGCAAGGTGAGCGTCCTATGGCAGCCGATAACAAAACCATTGGTCGTTTCCATTTAGATGGTATTCCACCAGCAAAACGCGGAACACCTCAAATTGAAGTAACCTTCGATATTGATGCCAACGGTATTATTAAAGTATCTGCCGAAGATAAAGCCACAGGTAAAAAACAAGATATCAGAATTGAAGCATCTTCTGGATTAACTGAAGAAGAAATCGAAAAGATGAAACAAGAAGCAGAAGCTAATGCCGAAGCAGATGCAAAAGCAAAAGAAACTGCCGATAAGTTGAATCAAGCTGATGCTATGATTTTCCAAACAGAAAGTCAGCTAAAAGAATTTGGTGATAAATTATCTGATGATAAAAAGAAACCAATCGAAGACGCTTTAGAAGAGCTAAAAAAGGCTTACGAAACTAAAGATATTGCGGTTATAGAACCAGCTTTGGAAAAAATAAACGAAGCTTGGAAAGTAGCTTCTGAAGAGATGTACAAAGCACAACAAGAAGCACAAGCTAACGGCGCTGGAGCGCAACCAGAAGGAAATACTGGTAGCAACAATAACGACGAAGGTAGCGATGTAGAAGACGTTGACTTTGAAGAAGTGAAATAA
- a CDS encoding nuclear transport factor 2 family protein: MIKILRFVACLIVTTAIGQTNPEMKVKHTIETFFEGFHKGDTTLMKSVLADKVVLQTAFKNKEGKDQLVSEDLSKLISAIGNRPEDQKWNEKLLSYNIQVDGNMANAWTPYEFWFNGNFSHCGVNSFQLFNDNGTWKIIYLIDTRRREGCQN; this comes from the coding sequence ATGATTAAAATTTTACGATTTGTAGCTTGTTTGATAGTTACTACTGCCATTGGCCAAACCAATCCCGAAATGAAGGTTAAGCATACCATTGAAACTTTTTTTGAAGGATTTCATAAAGGTGATACTACTTTAATGAAATCGGTTTTAGCCGACAAAGTAGTATTGCAAACAGCGTTTAAAAACAAAGAAGGTAAAGATCAATTAGTCTCAGAGGATCTTTCAAAGTTAATTTCTGCAATAGGTAACCGCCCAGAAGACCAAAAATGGAACGAAAAACTACTAAGTTATAATATTCAAGTAGATGGTAATATGGCTAATGCCTGGACACCTTATGAATTTTGGTTTAATGGTAATTTTAGTCATTGTGGCGTAAACTCTTTCCAATTATTTAACGATAATGGAACTTGGAAAATAATTTATCTTATAGACACCAGAAGGCGAGAAGGTTGCCAAAATTAG
- a CDS encoding BamA/TamA family outer membrane protein translates to MKNILFVVLILFSIGLSFGQSNQTDSLTTPQKKIKKVDFSVMPFVSYNRNLEFMFGAIPMMMYKLNKEDNTSPKSLTGLSAVYTTNSSYFLAFFNQFYFKEDTWRGKLFAVHGDNNSQFYMEGIEAPGFYDYGTLTTIISAGVQRKIINKLYAGVTYTFAHYDTEYENEVLPQSTTQTNALEINALYDGRNAVYYPTKGEKAQFKFISFPTWFGNDVQANKIVSEYNKYFSMKNERDVVAARFAGKFGLGDIAFEQQQTLGGKDIRGYSEGKYRGEGLMAIQGEYRLNFHKKMGVVGFAGLATIYGSNNNDFNWKAYPGIGLGYRYKAFKTVNFNIGLDAAVGKDDWGIYFRIGEAF, encoded by the coding sequence ATGAAAAATATATTATTTGTTGTTCTTATACTCTTTTCTATAGGACTAAGTTTTGGGCAATCTAATCAAACAGATAGTCTAACAACACCCCAAAAGAAAATTAAAAAAGTAGATTTTAGTGTGATGCCATTTGTAAGCTACAATCGTAACTTAGAGTTTATGTTTGGGGCAATTCCTATGATGATGTATAAACTAAATAAAGAGGATAACACCTCGCCTAAATCGCTTACAGGATTATCGGCTGTTTACACCACTAATAGTTCTTATTTTTTAGCATTTTTTAATCAGTTTTATTTTAAAGAAGATACTTGGCGAGGTAAATTATTTGCTGTTCACGGTGATAATAATTCACAATTTTACATGGAAGGCATTGAAGCTCCTGGATTTTATGATTATGGTACCTTGACAACTATTATAAGTGCAGGGGTTCAACGTAAAATAATCAACAAGTTATATGCAGGAGTTACTTATACATTTGCGCATTATGATACAGAATACGAAAATGAGGTATTACCACAATCTACAACACAAACAAATGCGTTAGAAATTAATGCACTATACGATGGTAGAAATGCGGTTTATTATCCTACAAAAGGCGAAAAAGCTCAATTTAAATTTATTTCTTTCCCAACATGGTTTGGAAATGATGTACAAGCTAATAAAATAGTAAGTGAATACAATAAATATTTTTCAATGAAAAATGAACGCGATGTTGTAGCTGCTAGATTTGCTGGAAAATTTGGGCTTGGTGATATTGCTTTCGAGCAGCAACAAACCTTAGGCGGTAAAGATATTCGCGGTTACTCTGAAGGGAAATATCGTGGTGAAGGTTTAATGGCAATTCAAGGTGAATATCGCCTTAATTTTCATAAAAAAATGGGTGTCGTAGGTTTTGCAGGCTTAGCCACCATTTACGGTTCTAATAATAATGATTTTAATTGGAAAGCTTATCCAGGTATTGGTTTAGGATATCGCTACAAAGCATTTAAAACTGTAAACTTTAACATAGGGCTTGATGCTGCTGTTGGAAAGGATGATTGGGGTATTTACTTTAGAATTGGTGAAGCCTTTTAA
- a CDS encoding LLM class flavin-dependent oxidoreductase, protein MKKKISYSILELATVSENTSIQETFAKSLNLAQHAEKLGYNRFWLAEHHNMKSIASAATTVLMGYIAGGTKTIRVGSGGIMLPNHSPLIVAEQFGTLGNLYPNRIDLGLGRAPGTDQETAHEIRSDRMKAVYQFPDEVVKIQQYFSSENNNKVRSYLSEGVNVPIYILGSSTDSAYVAAEKGLPYVFASHFAPAQLQQALAIYHQNFKPSKYLDKPYTIAGIGVIAADRNDEANQLATSMYKMILGVLTGNIDYIKPPVPITSELQGIINHPKVQQMTQCSFIGDKATIKQDVIKFIEDTQVDELIAVSHIYGEPERLKSFEIFAEIMNEI, encoded by the coding sequence ATGAAAAAGAAAATAAGTTACTCCATATTAGAATTAGCAACGGTATCTGAGAATACGAGTATTCAGGAAACTTTTGCAAAAAGTTTAAACTTAGCACAGCATGCCGAAAAATTAGGTTATAATCGATTTTGGCTAGCCGAACACCATAATATGAAAAGTATAGCAAGTGCCGCAACAACAGTTTTAATGGGGTATATAGCAGGAGGTACCAAAACAATTAGAGTGGGATCGGGAGGTATTATGTTACCAAACCATTCACCATTAATTGTTGCAGAACAGTTTGGTACTTTAGGCAATTTATATCCTAATCGAATTGATTTAGGCTTAGGTCGTGCGCCAGGTACCGATCAAGAAACAGCACATGAAATTCGTTCGGACAGAATGAAAGCCGTTTATCAATTTCCAGATGAGGTAGTTAAAATTCAACAGTATTTTTCATCCGAAAATAATAATAAAGTACGTAGTTATCTTTCGGAAGGTGTAAACGTCCCCATTTATATTTTAGGTTCAAGTACAGATAGTGCTTATGTTGCAGCCGAAAAAGGTTTACCATATGTATTTGCTAGTCATTTTGCACCTGCACAATTACAACAAGCTTTGGCAATTTATCATCAAAATTTTAAGCCATCAAAATATTTAGATAAACCTTACACAATAGCTGGAATAGGAGTTATTGCAGCCGATAGAAATGATGAAGCAAATCAATTAGCAACATCAATGTACAAAATGATTTTAGGAGTTTTAACAGGGAATATCGACTACATAAAACCTCCAGTACCAATCACGTCCGAATTGCAAGGTATTATCAATCATCCAAAAGTACAACAAATGACACAATGTAGTTTTATTGGCGATAAGGCGACGATAAAACAAGATGTTATTAAATTTATAGAGGACACACAAGTTGATGAGTTAATTGCTGTTTCTCATATTTACGGTGAACCTGAACGTTTAAAATCTTTTGAGATTTTTGCTGAGATTATGAATGAGATATAG